Within the Prosthecochloris marina genome, the region TTCATATAGAAGCCGAAATGCCCGGTGTAAAAAAAGAAGATATTACTCTGGGTGTCGAAGAAAATGTACTGACCATCAAAGGAGAAAGAGAACAGAAAACCGAAGAACAGGGAAAAAATTATCATCGAACAGAGAGAACCTACGGAAGCTTTTCCCGTAGTTTCAATCTCGGAGAGCTGATAGATCAGGATACAATAGAAGCTTCTTTTGAAGAAGGTCTCCTGCATGTCAGTCTTCCAAAAGCACAGCAGGTCAGAAAAAACAAAGAAATAACGATCAAGTAATCTCAGTGAATTTCATGTCAGGTGCCCTTTACATGCGGGTAAAGGGGCCTTTTGACAGGACACTAAAAACAAGGAAATAATTATGGGCAAAATTATCGGAATCGATCTTGGCACAACAAACTCCTGTGTCGCGGTAATGCAGGGAACACAGCCAACGGTCATAGAAAACTCCGAAGGCTACAGGACAACTCCGTCAATGGTAGCATTCACGAAAAACGGTGAACGCCTCGTCGGACACGCTGCAAAAAGGCAGGCTATCACCAATGCACAGAATACCATCTTCTCCATCAAGCGCTTCATGGGGCGAAAATTTGATGAAGTACCAAATGAAAAGAAAATTGCTCCTTACA harbors:
- a CDS encoding Hsp20/alpha crystallin family protein — protein: MLVKLSKDPLKLFDDIWEGTQLPATPAFKADISEDENAFHIEAEMPGVKKEDITLGVEENVLTIKGEREQKTEEQGKNYHRTERTYGSFSRSFNLGELIDQDTIEASFEEGLLHVSLPKAQQVRKNKEITIK